Proteins from one Diprion similis isolate iyDipSimi1 chromosome 3, iyDipSimi1.1, whole genome shotgun sequence genomic window:
- the LOC124404139 gene encoding probable splicing factor, arginine/serine-rich 7 has translation MAVGSTKVVQVTNIAPQATKDQMQTLFGYLGKIEDIRLYPTIRDVAVPVQSRICYIKFHEQGSVTVAQHMTNTVFIDRALIVIPYQNGDIPDEQRALELTNNGTVVPGLYPSEPKLPANVVNSIEGLPPNHVITTIDPRLESNGLPSYPHLPGHLDSRRIEEIRRTLVVANLDSSVSQDQLLDFFANNGVEIKYLRICTRDSDTDHYALVELSEQSSVIAALLLNGKLLADKPIKMYHSTQSIAKPEAKSNEAAQKEIEEAMSRVKEAHNLISAAIDPMIGMLSKDKRSRSGSRGHRSRSRSRGRSRRSRSRKRSRSRHRRSRSRHRRRSRSRSKRSRSRDRKKKSPSRRRSSSRGRHRSRSRSRRSHSKSRRSRTRSKDRKKKSPTRRRSRSRSRSKRSKSRSRKSRSKSKSRSSKSKYSEKSKDRDKDKERRSKDKSDSNGKKSDADKSEKSERDKSDKKSSKDKRSEKESKSDEKSRGGSDYSDSKDKVESEN, from the coding sequence ATGGCGGTGGGTTCGACCAAGGTGGTCCAAGTAACCAACATCGCGCCACAGGCGACCAAGGACCAGATGCAAACTCTGTTTGGCTACCTCGGAAAGATTGAGGACATCAGGTTGTATCCGACTATAAGAGACGTTGCGGTTCCTGTCCAGTCTAGAATATGTTATATTAAATTTCACGAACAGGGCAGCGTCACCGTCGCCCAACACATGACCAACACTGTCTTCATCGACCGTGCGCTTATAGTCATACCCTATCAGAACGGGGACATCCCTGATGAGCAGAGGGCGCTCGAGCTGACCAACAACGGGACGGTTGTTCCAGGTCTGTATCCGTCGGAGCCAAAGCTTCCAGCTAATGTTGTGAACTCGATAGAAGGACTTCCTCCGAACCATGTTATTACAACGATCGATCCGAGGCTAGAGTCCAATGGTCTGCCGTCGTACCCACATTTGCCGGGTCACTTGGACAGCCGAAGGATCGAAGAGATTCGTCGAACTTTGGTGGTAGCCAATCTCGACTCTTCTGTCTCACAGGATCAGTTGTTGGACTTTTTTGCTAACAATGGTGTGGAGATAAAATATCTCAGGATTTGCACCAGGGACTCTGATACGGATCACTATGCTTTGGTCGAATTGTCCGAACAATCGTCTGTTATCGCTGCACTCTTGTTGAACGGCAAACTCTTGGCAGATAAACCGATAAAAATGTATCACTCTACCCAGTCAATTGCAAAGCCTGAAGCTAAGAGCAACGAGGCAGCACAAAAGGAGATAGAAGAAGCCATGTCTAGGGTAAAAGAAGCCCACAATTTAATATCGGCCGCTATAGATCCTATGATTGGTATGCTTTCCAAGGATAAACGAAGCCGCAGTGGCTCCCGTGGGCATAGATCTAGATCCAGGTCGCGAGGAAGGAGCAGGCGATCCAGATCTAGGAAAAGGTCCAGATCCAGACACCGACGATCTCGATCTCGTCATAGGCGCAGGTCACGCTCGAGATCCAAGCGCTCCAGATCGAGGGATCGTAAGAAGAAGTCACCGTCGCGAAGAAGGAGCAGCTCCAGAGGACGTCATAGATCCAGATCAAGGTCTAGAAGATCTCATTCTAAGTCACGCAGATCTAGAACCAGATCCAAAGATCGAAAGAAGAAATCGCCAACTAGGAGGAGAAGCCGGTCACGGTCTCGCAGTAAGCGGTCCAAATCTCGGTCCAGAAAGTCAAGATCCAAATCCAAGTCGCGTTCTTCCAAGTCAAAATACTCCGAGAAGAGCAAGGACAGAGATAAAGACAAGGAGCGGCGCAGTAAAGACAAGTCGGACAGTAATGGAAAGAAGAGTGACGCAGATAAATCTGAGAAAAGTGAAAGGGACAAAAGCGATAAGAAATCTAGCAAGGATAAAAGGTCGGAAAAGGAGTCTAAATCGGATGAAAAAAGTCGCGGTGGATCCGACTACAGCGACAGTAAAGATAAAGTAGaatcagaaaattga
- the LOC124404248 gene encoding dual oxidase maturation factor 1-like: MGYFGLSRLGHFPTQYAEVKTAVTVDVLEVGLILAFVIVGVAFLIAVLGFSIIRCSNAAVKIICSIMIGCFLMLGNFGQEWEVGTVKSVVPYRAGNPYQINASIGIKLGLRSVNITLQANTDETPLEGEIINYNERFSWTWDQGRFGFGPYAGLLQRSFREAQRKGLPIPILSIMEYFVVDGEGLRYGRFYRTAGWYTHILMWTAFATWIVTNIFLVKSGCYAAYFLALTGALQILACIVWGSVRNPYPLVIPFENGEITTSYGLNFWMALVCGIMCLLFAAVMFIMDLWFTEELSSFLGLDSIDDFDDRVLSANEVELLRQEIGGKTNNMEMQRLTVQMDGHDQTPTRVLKRRSSVARARKHRYRLPQPAINESYDNEDPIYENTASQPGMSMQEGTSQSREILYPIPKHFDLFFLYFCNSQKFLERELNGHVTV; this comes from the exons ATGGGTTATTTCGGTCTTTCGAGATTGGGACATTTCCCAACACAGTACGCAGAGGTGAAAACTGCAGTCACTGTTGACGTTTTGGAAGTTGGTCTCATTCTGGCATTTGTTATTGTTGGTGTTGCTTTCCTAATCGCTGTGCTTGGATTCAGTATTATAAGA tGCTCAAACGCTGCAGTGAAAATCATATGCAGTATTATGATTGGCTGTTTCTTGATGC TGGGAAATTTCGGTCAAGAATGGGAAGTAGGAACTGTAAAGAGTGTGGTACCATATCGTGCCGGTAATCCATACCAAATAAATGCCAGCATCGGCATAAAGTTGGGACTCCGTTCGGTAAATATCACTCTACAAG CAAATACTGATGAGACGCCTCTCGAAGGTGAGATAATCAATTACAACGAGAGATTTTCCTGGACTTGGGATCAAGGGAGATTTGGATTTGGTCCTTACG CTGGTTTGCTGCAACGAAGCTTCCGTGAGGCTCAAAGAAAAGGTTTACCTATTCCAATTCTCTCGATCATGGAGTATTTCGTTGTAGATGGAGAGGGTTTGAGATACGGCAGATTTTACAGAACGGCTGGGTGGTACACTCATATTTTAATGTG GACTGCTTTTGCCACTTGGATTGTGACTAACATATTTCTAGTCAAGTCGGGATGTTACGCAGCCTATTTTCTTGCCTTGACCGGTGCATTACAGATTTTAGCTTGCATTGTTTGGGGCTCTGTACGCAACCCTTATCCGCTAGTCATCCCAtttgaaaatggtgaaataaCTACATCTTATGGATTAAATTTCTGGATGGCGTTAGTGTGTG GAATCATGTGTTTATTATTTGCGGCTGTAATGTTTATTATGGATCTTTGGTTTACGGAAGAGTTATCCTCTTTCCTTGGGCTTGATTCCATAGATGACTTTGATGATCGTGTACTGT CGGCCAACGAGGTTGAACTTCTGCGGCAAGAAATAGGGGGAAAAACGAATAACATGGAGATGCAACGTTTAACCGTTCAGATGGATGGTCATGACCAAACACCAACA AGGGTTTTAAAGAGACGATCATCAGTTGCGAGAGCTCGGAAACATAGGTACAGATTACCGCAACCAGCGATCAATGAGTCTTATGATAATGAAGACccaatttatgaaaatactGCCAGTCAGCCAGG GATGTCAATGCAGGAAGGCACAAGTCAAAGCCGAGAGATACTGTATCCAATACCGAAACA CTTTgacctttttttcttatacttttgcaattctcaaaaattcttaGAAAGAGAATTAAATGGACATGTAACAGTTtag